From Streptomyces yatensis, one genomic window encodes:
- a CDS encoding acyl-CoA synthetase, with translation MTASDLPVDIVRARRHGIADLLARTAARLPAKTAVVDGALRQTYAELDALVSRTAGALAARGVAEGDRVVLLARNSHGFVVAYFALARLGAVSVPVNFMLTAPEVAYVLDHSGASGIIAGTELLDVAESALAEAAPPRIVLRAALRGGREGWEDFAALGAERGHPVPDPALEDDDPVQLMYTSGTESRPKGAIMTSRNLMAQYQTAIVDGGMSSDDVEIHALPLYHCAQLHAFLTPDIQLGTTCLVLPGPDPATLLATIEAERVTKLFAPPTVWIALLRHPEFERHDLSSLRKGYYGAAPMPVAVLAELRRRLPGLALYNLYGQTEMSPIATVLGPADQERKAGSAGRPALNVETRVVDEADRPVPPGTVGEIVHRGPHTMLGYWRDPDRTAEAFRGGWFHSGDLGVLDEEGCLTVVDRKKDMVNSGGENVSGREVEEAVHAHPSVAEVAVFGVEHPYWIEAVTAVVVAKPGREVTEEEILAHCRERLAGFKVPKFVRFAEALPKNPSGKILKRELREIYRGVAAEPTGEGGGYI, from the coding sequence ATGACCGCATCCGACCTGCCCGTGGACATCGTGCGCGCCCGTCGCCACGGCATCGCCGATCTGCTGGCGCGCACCGCGGCGCGGCTGCCCGCGAAGACGGCGGTCGTCGACGGCGCGCTGCGCCAGACCTACGCCGAACTGGACGCGCTGGTGAGCCGGACGGCCGGGGCCCTGGCGGCGCGGGGCGTCGCCGAGGGCGATCGCGTGGTGCTCCTGGCCCGTAACTCCCATGGCTTCGTGGTGGCGTACTTCGCGCTGGCCCGGCTGGGCGCGGTGTCGGTGCCGGTGAACTTCATGCTCACCGCGCCCGAGGTGGCGTACGTCCTGGACCATTCGGGGGCGAGCGGGATCATCGCGGGCACGGAGCTGCTGGATGTGGCCGAGAGCGCGCTGGCCGAGGCCGCACCGCCCCGGATCGTGCTGCGCGCGGCTCTGAGAGGCGGGCGCGAGGGGTGGGAGGACTTCGCCGCGCTGGGCGCGGAGCGTGGACATCCGGTGCCCGATCCGGCCCTGGAGGACGACGATCCGGTCCAGCTGATGTACACCTCGGGGACCGAGTCGCGGCCCAAGGGCGCGATCATGACGAGCCGCAATCTGATGGCGCAGTATCAGACGGCGATCGTCGACGGCGGGATGTCGTCCGACGATGTGGAGATCCACGCGCTGCCGCTGTACCACTGCGCCCAGCTGCACGCCTTCCTCACCCCCGACATCCAGCTGGGCACCACCTGTCTGGTGCTGCCGGGTCCGGATCCGGCGACGCTGCTCGCCACCATCGAGGCGGAGCGGGTGACCAAGCTGTTCGCCCCGCCCACGGTGTGGATCGCGCTGCTGCGCCATCCGGAGTTCGAGCGCCACGATCTGTCGTCGCTGCGGAAGGGGTACTACGGGGCGGCGCCGATGCCGGTCGCCGTGCTGGCCGAGCTGCGCCGGCGGCTGCCGGGGCTCGCGCTGTACAACCTCTACGGCCAGACCGAGATGTCCCCGATCGCGACCGTGCTGGGCCCGGCCGACCAGGAGCGCAAGGCCGGTTCGGCGGGGCGGCCCGCGCTGAACGTCGAGACCCGGGTGGTGGACGAGGCGGACCGGCCGGTGCCGCCGGGCACGGTCGGCGAGATCGTGCACCGGGGCCCGCACACCATGCTCGGCTACTGGCGGGACCCGGACCGCACGGCGGAGGCGTTCCGGGGCGGCTGGTTCCACAGCGGCGATCTGGGGGTGCTGGACGAGGAGGGGTGTCTGACGGTCGTCGACCGTAAGAAGGACATGGTCAACAGCGGCGGGGAGAACGTCTCGGGGCGCGAGGTGGAGGAGGCCGTCCACGCCCATCCGTCGGTCGCGGAGGTGGCGGTGTTCGGGGTGGAGCATCCGTACTGGATCGAGGCCGTGACCGCGGTGGTGGTGGCCAAACCGGGGCGGGAGGTGACGGAGGAGGAGATCCTCGCGCACTGCCGGGAGCGGCTCGCCGGGTTCAAGGTGCCCAAGTTCGTCCGGTTCGCCGAGGCGCTGCCGAAGAACCCCAGCGGCAAGATCCTCAAGCGTGAACTGCGGGAGATCTACCGCGGCGTGGCCGCCGAGCCGACGGGCGAGGGCGGCGGCTATATTTGA
- a CDS encoding MFS transporter: protein MTSLPPTPDAPEAALTAHPPRSGAVVAVLAFGGIVVSLMQTLVVPLIPDLPGLLHTSASDASWAITATLLAGAVATPVLGRLGDMYGKRRTLLLSLTMLVVGSVVCALSDSLTPMIVGRALQGFSAGVIPLGISIMRDELPAERLGSAMALMSSSLGVGGALGLPGAAALAEHADWHVLFWVSASLGVVVIALVLALVPESPVRGGGRFDLVGAIGLSAGLLCLLLAISKGADWGWGSATTTGLFGAAVVVLLLWSRWELRVTGPLVDLRTTMRRQVLLTNLASIVIGFAMFGMSLVLPQLLQMPEATGYGLGQSMMTAGLCLGPSGLVMMAISPLSARITATWGPKVSLMLGAGVIAAGYGMGVFLMDAAWQVVIISCVIGAGIGLAYSAMPALIMSAVPVSETGAANGLNTLMRSIGTSTASAVVGVVLAHMTTAFGPTELPSLNGFRTAFVIGGGAALVALAVASLLPGRGPDRLTAPSERSGTPQPVAGR, encoded by the coding sequence GTGACTTCCTTACCTCCGACCCCCGATGCCCCCGAAGCGGCACTGACCGCCCACCCGCCGCGCTCCGGAGCGGTGGTCGCCGTCCTGGCGTTCGGCGGAATCGTCGTCTCCCTGATGCAGACCCTGGTGGTGCCGCTGATCCCGGACCTCCCGGGACTGCTGCACACCTCCGCCTCGGACGCCTCCTGGGCGATCACCGCCACCCTGCTCGCCGGCGCCGTGGCCACCCCCGTGCTGGGCCGGCTCGGCGATATGTACGGCAAGCGGCGGACGCTGCTGCTCAGCCTGACGATGCTGGTGGTCGGATCGGTGGTGTGCGCGCTCTCCGACTCGCTCACGCCCATGATCGTCGGCCGTGCGCTCCAGGGCTTCTCCGCGGGCGTGATCCCACTGGGCATCAGCATCATGCGGGACGAGTTGCCCGCCGAACGGCTCGGCTCGGCGATGGCCCTGATGAGCTCCTCGCTGGGCGTCGGCGGCGCCCTCGGCCTGCCCGGCGCCGCGGCGCTGGCCGAACACGCCGACTGGCACGTGCTGTTCTGGGTCTCGGCGAGCCTGGGCGTGGTGGTGATCGCGCTGGTGCTGGCGCTCGTACCGGAGTCCCCGGTGCGCGGCGGCGGGCGGTTCGACCTGGTGGGGGCCATCGGGCTGTCGGCCGGGCTGCTCTGTCTGCTGCTGGCCATCTCCAAGGGCGCCGACTGGGGCTGGGGCAGCGCCACCACCACCGGACTGTTCGGCGCCGCGGTGGTCGTGCTGCTGCTGTGGAGCCGGTGGGAACTGCGGGTGACCGGGCCGCTGGTGGATCTGCGCACCACCATGCGCCGTCAGGTGCTGCTGACCAATCTGGCCTCCATCGTCATCGGCTTCGCGATGTTCGGGATGTCGCTGGTGCTGCCGCAGCTGCTGCAGATGCCCGAGGCGACGGGGTACGGACTGGGCCAGTCGATGATGACCGCCGGTCTGTGCCTGGGCCCGTCCGGTCTGGTGATGATGGCCATCTCACCGCTGTCGGCGCGGATCACGGCCACCTGGGGTCCCAAGGTGTCGCTGATGCTCGGCGCGGGAGTGATCGCCGCCGGGTACGGCATGGGCGTCTTCCTGATGGACGCCGCATGGCAGGTCGTGATCATCTCGTGTGTGATCGGCGCCGGGATCGGCCTCGCGTACTCCGCCATGCCCGCGCTGATCATGTCCGCGGTGCCGGTGTCCGAGACGGGCGCGGCCAACGGCCTCAACACCCTGATGCGGTCCATCGGCACCTCGACCGCCAGTGCGGTGGTCGGCGTCGTCCTGGCCCATATGACCACCGCGTTCGGGCCCACCGAGCTCCCGTCCCTGAACGGCTTCCGCACCGCCTTCGTGATCGGCGGCGGCGCCGCGCTGGTGGCGCTCGCGGTCGCCTCGCTGCTGCCGGGGCGCGGTCCGGACCGGCTCACGGCCCCGTCGGAGCGGTCCGGCACACCGCAGCCGGTGGCGGGCCGCTGA
- a CDS encoding GNAT family N-acetyltransferase encodes MSVEFLGTAATDDGSQSGPRPGADFAAEPPPRLTVARVTVDDPRVEPLLRELAHEYSTRYGRAADRELNRYPAEEFAPPHGELLLLLEGGEPVAGGAYRRYDGRTAELKRIWTHSGHRRRGLARRVVAELERSAAERGYRRIYLTTGPRQPEARGLYLATGYTPLFDISADPETIGPLPFEKGL; translated from the coding sequence ATGTCCGTGGAGTTCCTCGGCACCGCCGCCACCGACGACGGCTCGCAGTCCGGTCCGCGCCCCGGCGCGGACTTCGCGGCCGAACCCCCGCCCCGGCTGACGGTGGCCCGGGTGACCGTGGACGATCCGCGGGTCGAGCCGCTGCTGCGCGAGCTGGCGCATGAGTACTCCACCCGCTACGGCAGGGCGGCCGACCGTGAGCTGAACCGCTATCCGGCCGAGGAGTTCGCCCCGCCGCACGGGGAGCTGCTTCTGCTGCTGGAGGGCGGTGAGCCGGTCGCCGGGGGTGCCTACCGGCGGTATGACGGGCGGACGGCGGAGCTCAAGCGGATCTGGACGCACTCGGGCCATCGGCGGCGCGGGCTGGCCCGCCGGGTGGTGGCGGAGTTGGAGCGGTCGGCCGCCGAGCGCGGCTACCGCCGCATCTACCTCACCACCGGACCCCGCCAGCCGGAGGCGCGCGGGCTGTACCTGGCCACCGGCTACACCCCGTTGTTCGATATCTCGGCCGACCCGGAGACCATCGGCCCGCTCCCCTTCGAAAAGGGGCTGTAG